Proteins encoded together in one Impatiens glandulifera chromosome 1, dImpGla2.1, whole genome shotgun sequence window:
- the LOC124932172 gene encoding kinase-interacting family protein-like produces the protein MDMISGNYNSSISSSPSISSSSSSKKCFPSADSRRTSSSACIFPKPPWLLSTLHDLEGRMKTLSLIRNIDKEKDEINIAEEEVEAENTFSERAEIYYLKRPQLLNLLHDLYNNYLSLSDRYCQTITKINRDIVDISTNDYESDVESSLSHQSPSSSLDMDMIMAELVMRMVENDVIVQELNITEKKWGESLRKTELQTSLLEVLESERLILLSENSRICVRANAMASEANHRMYMLSRRIEDLQEQIRNLQGQLTSGDRLMVMINHQYHNDQSPNYYQKGSGLGWKLENEKMSVFPDYEGTASTSCSSSSNIGMINGGKKKRKMMLKKKKKEIGSWWNRVMNFEMLLCGIHDDST, from the exons ATGGACATGATCAGCGGCAACTATAATAGCTCAATTTCGTCCTCTCCGTCAatttcgtcttcgtcttcgtcaAAGAAATGCTTTCCATCTGCTGACAGCAGACGAACCTCCTCCTCTGCTTGCATCTTCCCCAAGCCTCCTTGGCTTCTTTCAACCCTGCACG ATTTAGAGGGTAGGATGAAAACACTCTCGCttataagaaacatcgacaaGGAAAAAGATGAGATAAACATCGCCGAAGAAGAAGTGGAAGCAGAAAACACATTTTCAGAGAGAGCAGAAATCTACTACTTAAAACGCCCTCAACTACTAAACCTCCTTCACGACCTTTACAACAACTACCTTTCCTTGTCAGACCGCTATTGCCAAACCATAACCAAAATTAACCGTGACATTGTTGATATCAGCACCAACGACTATGAGTCCGACGTGGAGAGTTCACTTTCCCACCAATCACCATCCTCAAGTTTGGATATGGACATGATTATGGCGGAGCTTGTGATGAGAATGGTGGAAAACGATGTAATTGTTCAAGAACTCAACATAACGGAAAAGAAATGGGGAGAGTCTTTAAGGAAGACAGAACTTCAAACGAGTCTTCTAGAGGTTTTAGAATCGGAAAGGCTGATACTTTTAAGCGAGAACTCGAGGATTTGTGTAAGGGCAAATGCAATGGCTTCCGAGGCTAATCATCGCATGTACATGCTTAGCCGTCGGATTGAGGATCTACAGGAACAGATCCGGAACTTACAAGGTCAATTGACAAGTGGTGATCGTTTGATGGTAATGATCAACCATCAATATCATAATGATCAGTCTCCTAATTATTATCAGAAGGGATCAGGATTAGGATGGAAGTTGGAGAATGAGAAAATGTCTGTCTTTCCTGATTATGAAGGGACTGCTAGTACTAGctgtagtagtagtagtaataTTGGAATGATTAATGGtgggaagaagaagaggaagatgatgctgaagaagaagaagaaggagattGGGAGTTGGTGGAATCGGGTTATGAACTTTGAAATGCTTTTGTGTGGGATTCATGATGATTCTACTTAG